The sequence below is a genomic window from Rudanella lutea DSM 19387.
TTTGCGACCCGGTTCAGTATCGATCCCAATTGGTCGGTCAATACCCAAACCACGGCCGAGGGCTACGAATGGGGCACCAAGCCCACCGTGCGGCTGGGCGGGTTTGCCATTCCGATCACGGGCCTTGTGAGTCGGATTATCGACCGGAATCTGGGCACGATTACCAAATCGCTGGATGCTGAAGTCCGTAAACAGATCGACCTCCGAACGCCGGTTCTGGAGGCCTGGAACACGGTTCGTACCCCGTATCTGTTGTCTGACCAATACAAAACGTGGCTGCAGGTGGTGCCCCGGCGGGTGCTAATTACCCCGCTCCGGTTTGAGGGCAATGTAATCCGCACGCAGATTGGTCTGGAGGGCTACACGCTGACGAGTGTGGGCAGCAAACCAGCTGTCAAAGCGGCCGTATCACTACCCGATCTGGTGGTGGTGCCGACCATCAAAGACGATTTTCAGGTGGGTATTCTGAACGAAGCTACCTACGAAGAGGCCGCTAAACTGGCCGGGCAAACGTTTGTGGGCAAACGGTTCGACTTTCAGGAGGGTCGCTATCACGTTACTATCGAAGATATTGATCTGTACGGGCAAAACGAGAATCTGATTATCAAGGCGGGTTTGTCGGGGAGTGTGAACGGTCACATTTACCTGAAAGGCCGCCCGTACTACGATCCCGAAACGAAAACGGTGGCCCTCAAAGACCTGCAATACGACCTCGAAACGAGTAGTTGGCTCCAGCGCACCGCCAGCTGGTTGCTTAAGGGAACCCTCGCCCGGATGCTCGAAAAGCAGTTTACCATTCCGGTCGGCGATCAGATCACGGAGATTCAGCGTTCGGTGCAGACTCAATTGAAAAACAATCAGCTGGCTAAGGGCGTCGTGCTTAATGGGCAAATTGACGAAATCCGGCCCGACGGGGTGTATCTGACGCCAACGGCTATTCTGGCGGTGGTTTTTGCCAAAGGCAAAGTAGATGTGAAAGTTGAGGGACTGCAATAGCGGGTTGGGTGGCTACCGCAGGTCTGAAAATCACCCGGACAGGTCCAGAAACCGGTTAGTTAGGCCAGAAACCCTAAACTTGTGCTATCTTTGGCAGGCCAACGCGTGCCAATCGGAGCGGTGCCGGTTGTCTTATCGCTGACCCGAACCGGGTTGGAGGAAAGTCCGGACAGCGCAGAGCACCATACTTCCTAACGGGAAGGCAGGCGGCTGGGAACGGCCGTCTGACAGCCAGTGTCACAGAAAATATACCGCCAGAAAACAGTTTACAGTTTCAAGTTTATCGGTTTCAGTGCCGCGAAGCGGTCTTACCTGCGTAAGCCAACTATAAACTGTAAACAACAAACTGTAAACTGTTTTCGGGTAAGGGTGAAAAGGTGGGGTAAGGGCCTACCGCCCGGCGGGTGACCGACGGGGCAGGATAAACCTTATGGGCTGAAAGACCAAATATGCGGCAGATTAGGGGCGGCTCGTTCCTGTAGGTTGGCTTCGGCTGGCCGATGCTGTCGCGGGTAGGTCGATAGAGGTCGTCGGTGACGGCGATCCCAGATAAATGATAAGACCCGGTGCGTCGGTTTTGCCGACAACCCGGTGACAGAATCCGGCTTATAGGCCGGTATTGCTCCGGTTGGCACGATGTTGGCTATAGAATTGCTGGACTATTCACCCAGTCATTCCGCCTGTCAACGATTCATGAAAAATAGCTGTATCGTCTTTCTTCTCGTCTGGGCTGTGGGCATGGCCTGGGCACAAACACCGCCCGCCCGCGTGCCCAATCGTTCCTACGACGGCGATTATCCCCTCAACACCTGGTCAATTTCTGTAACCCCGCAACTGACGCGCTTCTTCGGCGATTTGTCGTACGGGGTGTATCGGGGGGCGCCCGAGCTTGGCGAGAAAGAGATTCTGACCGGTGGGGTAGGGTTGGCAGTCAACAAGCAACTGAGCCACCTCTTTGGGGTATCCGTACAGGCCAATGGTGGCATGCTCAGTGGTTCCAAGAAACCCATTTACAACGCCTATTTTCGGACTAATTACCTACAGGGGGCCATGCTGGCGTCGGTTAACGTGAAATCCCTCTTGCTGGGTGCCAAACGACTCAAGCGCCTGAAATGGGACGTATACGGCGGTAT
It includes:
- a CDS encoding DUF4403 family protein; this translates as MRAKLVSVALLFIFVGCSKTPSGRPAAGTLNPKAPKEAYTRTTMEVRNETYLSTVNVPVRIALRDVEQQINKQVNGLIFESNTFDTPAPDGSDPIHLKVWKRAPIGVSAAGGADSLFRFVVPLRIWAKAGKRILGFMQSADTEFEITLKFATRFSIDPNWSVNTQTTAEGYEWGTKPTVRLGGFAIPITGLVSRIIDRNLGTITKSLDAEVRKQIDLRTPVLEAWNTVRTPYLLSDQYKTWLQVVPRRVLITPLRFEGNVIRTQIGLEGYTLTSVGSKPAVKAAVSLPDLVVVPTIKDDFQVGILNEATYEEAAKLAGQTFVGKRFDFQEGRYHVTIEDIDLYGQNENLIIKAGLSGSVNGHIYLKGRPYYDPETKTVALKDLQYDLETSSWLQRTASWLLKGTLARMLEKQFTIPVGDQITEIQRSVQTQLKNNQLAKGVVLNGQIDEIRPDGVYLTPTAILAVVFAKGKVDVKVEGLQ